Proteins co-encoded in one Papaver somniferum cultivar HN1 chromosome 5, ASM357369v1, whole genome shotgun sequence genomic window:
- the LOC113283993 gene encoding tyrosine-protein phosphatase DSP5-like, which yields MGLLLEVKEITSNEINNDSSLLVTPYNFSMVERGIYRSSYPDSSNFSFLDTLNLKSIICLCPEPYPEENCKFLRSKNIRLFQFGMEGTKEPFVTVSKDTITEALKVILDVRNHPIMVHCRHGKHRTGCVIGCLRKMQNWCLPAVLEEYQRFAGVKARPTDMKFIENYDTTRLSQCLYGIIYRYVSHNRRLVYQEESVQQKRITSI from the exons atggggttATTACTTGAAGTTAAAGAAATTACTAGTAATGAGATTAATAACGATAGTAGTTTATTAGTTACACCTTATAATTTCTCAATGGTTGAAAGAGGAATTTATAGATCTAGTTATCCCGATTCATCCAATTTCTCCTTTCTTGATACATTAAATCTCAAATCCATCAT ATGTTTGTGTCCAGAACCGTATCCTGAAGAGAATTGTAAATTTCTTCGATCCAAGAATATTCGGCTTTTTCAATTTGGAATGGAAGGAACAAAG GAGCCTTTTGTGACTGTTTCCAAAGATACTATCACGGAGGCTCTAAAAGTCATACTTG ATGTGAGAAATCATCCTATTATGGTTCATTGTAGACATGGAAAG CATAGGACGGGCTGTGTTATTGGTTGTTTGAGGAAAATGCAGAATTGGTGTTTGCCTGCTGTACTTGAAGAGTACCAGCGATTTGCAGGTGTTAAAGCAAGGCCAACTGATATGAAGTTCATCGAGAACTATGACACCACACGCCTAAGCCAATGCCTCTACGGTATCATCTACCGCTATGTTTCTCATAATCGTCGTTTGGTTTACCAAGAAGAGAGCGTGCAGCAAAAGCGGATCACTTCCATTTAG
- the LOC113283992 gene encoding F-box/kelch-repeat protein At1g57790-like: MASLPLWKSARGFKKVVCQILVFRLDFSAMEWKEVNSLGNHVLFIGTKGTAVCSAAEAGVARGCLYFALEEDQSLYKFEVESTSNLAILPCLNLPAPWFSADWIMIPNGQKKQDDMVGKDEPEKNVTKAVEGEAHVFSNDEGGKHGGVDNEGDLEKPRPWCMLIEDMVEFIADCLHPLDYAHFRSVCKTNLALMPMRKLTSTCATRGTYLSPWLMFSRDHRCATFDFVNPMHNNEKYFLNLSDLVGAVIRFQKGGWLLMSKEDPETTSLFFYNPFTRETIKLPELPIDVIYGFSGISFSSLPTSSDCVVFAIQQKGSDEVSLYFIRKGEAFWSPLVFSNTDTEKYMSLHNIPVMCNGVLYSVDYNGVLVVFNIEDNSWKVLENPHQQFGAMYPSFLVECGGELFLVKVERYGTLFGIFRLDFDKMEWMRVENLGKHMLFVSYTSCISAIAPTSRMENKVYFPRLCLNGEGVVFYSLETGTYCSFGSQHSATDFYDTEGWYLNCTWIEPNWVKSTAQELEWVMPPPS, translated from the exons ATGGCTAGTCTTCCCTTATGGAAAAG TGCAAGAGGGTTTAAGAAGGTAGTGTGCCAAATACTTGTGTTCCGATTGGATTTTTCCGCAATGGAGTGGAAGGAGGTGAATAGCTTGGGTAACCATGTTCTGTTTATTGGCACCAAAGGCACAGCTGTTTGCTCTGCAGCCGAGGCAGGGGTTGCACGAGGTTGTTTGTATTTTGCACTTGAGGAAGATCAAAGTTTGTACAAATTCGAAGTGGAAAGTACCAGTAATTTAGCTATTTTGCCGTGTCTAAATCTGCCAGCACCATGGTTTTCCGCGGATTGGATCATGATCCCTAATGGACAAAAAAAGCAGGATGATATGGTGGGTAAAGATGAACCAGAGAAGAACGTAACAAAGGCAGTGGAAGGTGAAGCACATGTATTCAGTAATGATGAAGGTGGGAAACATGGTGGAGTAGATAACGAAGGAGATTTAGAGAAACCACGGCCTTGGTGTATGCTTATCGAAGACATGGTGGAGTTTATCGCAGACTGTCTCCATCCATTGGATTATGCCCATTTTCGTTCAGTCTGTAAAACAAATCTGGCATTAATGCCAATGAGAAAGCTTACATCCACTTGTGCCACTAGAGGCACATATCTATCTCCTTGGCTGATGTTTAGTAGAGATCACAGATGCGCCACCTTCGATTTTGTGAACCCAATGCATAATAATGAGAAATACTTCCTGAACCTCTCTGATCTAGTGGGTGCTGTTATCCGTTTTCAAAAGGGAGGTTGGCTACTGATGTCTAAGGAGGATCCGGAAACTACTTCATTGTTCTTTTACAATCCCTTCACAAGAGAGACCATCAAGCTTCCAGAATTGCCAATTGATGTGATATATGGCTTTTCAGGTATTTCATTCTCCTCCTTACCAACTTCGTCAGACTGTGTAGTTTTTGCCATTCAACAAAAAGGGTCTGACGAAGTCTCACTCTACTTCATTAGAAAGGGAGAAGCATTTTGGAGTCCTTTAGTCTTTAGTAATACGGATACCGAAAAGTACATGTCATTGCATAACATTCCAGTTATGTGCAATGGTGTTCTCTACAGTGTAGATTATAATGGAGTGTTAGTTGTATTTAACATAGAGGATAATAGTTGGAAAGTTCTGGAAAACCCCCATCAACAATTTGGTGCAATGTATCCAAGTTTCCTAGTGGAGTGTGGAGGAGAGCTTTTTTTGGTGAAGGTAGAACGCTACGGAACTTTGTTTGGGATTTTTAGACTGGATTTCGACAAGATGGAATGGATGAGAGttgaaaatcttggaaagcatATGCTATTCGTCAGCTATACCTCATGTATCTCTGCAATTGCACCAACTAGTCGCATGGAGAACAAAGTCTATTTTCCTAGATTATGTCTTAACGGTGAAGGAGTTGTATTCTATTCTCTAGAAACAGGCACTTATTGCTCTTTTGGAAGTCAGCATTCTGCCACAGATTTTTATGATACCGAAGGCTGGTATCTAAATTGCACCTGGATTGAACCCAACTGGGTGAAATCCACAGCTCAAGAGCTAGAATGGGTTATGCCTCCCCCTTCCTAA